The Caminicella sporogenes DSM 14501 DNA window TGAGACAATAGTATATTAACACTTTATATAAATAATGTCAAATGGTAATTTGTTGAAATTTTTATTTAATGATACCTTTTTCTTTTATATATTTTTTCAGTCTATTTAAATCTTCTAAATATGTACCTCTTAAACTTCTATTGTATATAACTGCAGCAGGATGATATAATGGAAAAATAATTCTATTACTTATATTATAGACCTGTCCATGAAGATTACTTATCTTAGCATCAAAATCATTTAATAATGTTTTTAAAGGTACATTTCCAAGAGTAACAATTAATTTTGGTTTTATAATCTCTAATTCCTTAAATAAATATTTGGAATATTTATCAATTTCTCTCTTGTTAGGTGCTCTATTAATTTTTCGTCCTGTTTTTTTATTTATTCTATAAGGTCTTATTTTTACAACATTAGTTATATATATATCATCTCTACTTATTTCAACTATTTCAAGAAATTCATCTAAATTTTTGCCTGCTTGTCCTACAAAAGGTTTTCTCATTTCTATCTCTTTCGCTCCAGGTGCTTCTCCAATTAAAACTATTTTAGCATCCAATCTACCTTCACCAAAAACTATTGGTTCTTCACTTTCTTTTAAACATTCATTTTTTAAATTTTCATATTCTACTTCTTTTTGCATTATTCTTACCACCAACTCTTTAAAAATAATTCTGCTAGCCATATAACCAGCAGATAAAAATTTTTTATATTTTCTTTTTATTTTATCATATAAATCATTTTTTAGTCATCATTTTTTAATCTATTCTTCTATACAAATCTTTATTTAAGATATAATTATATTTATCTGCATGTTTTAATTCATCTGTTAAAATTTCAAAAACCATATCTCTATAATATCTTCCTGGTAACCCAGCTCTTATATTTCTATACTTTTCCATTGCTTTTAATTCTCCAAATAAAGCTCTTTTTATTCCATCGATATATGAATTAGGCTTTTCAAACTCTATTTCTTCATCAATTTTAATATCCATACCTGTAAAATCCTTATATATTTGCCTAAACATTTTATTATGTTTTCTTTCATCATTTCTAATAGTTCTTATTATTTCTTTTTCTTCTTTTGTTGGTGCTTTAGTTATAAGATAATCATAAAACAATTCGTCCTTTTTTTCCCCTAAAACTGCATCTTTAACTAATTTCAATGCTTCTCTAAAAGAATAATAAAATTTTCTCATATTATTTTGATACCCATAATGAACCTGCCACATGGTTGGCATCATATAATCTCGATAATACATTCTCATACCTCCATATTATAATTTATACCTCATAAATATAATATGGTTTATACTTATAATGGGTTACTTTTTTAAATAGACAAAAAACTTTTTCGTATTATTAATTTTTAACCTTGTTTTAAACTAATAATTAATATATTATAATCAATAATATATATTTTCTTACATAAATTATCTTTTTTGATTTAATAATGTAACTTTATTTTTTTAATAAAATCATTTTTAATGGAGGTATTTTTATGAAAAGAGTTCTTTCCGGTGTACAACCTACTTCGGAAATCCATTTAGGTAACTATATAGGTGCTATAAAAAGATTTGTTGAACTACAAAATGAAATGGACTGCTTCTTCTGCGTAGTTGACATGCATTCTATTACTATACCTCAAGACCCTAAAAATCTTTATGAAAATTCTCTAAAGCTTGCAGCTCTTTACATGGCAGTTGGTATAGACCCTAGTAAAGCAACTATATTCCTCCAATCTCAAGTTCCTGCTCACGCTGAATTAGCTTGGTACTTGCAGTGTAATACATATATAGGTGAACTAAATAGAATGACTCAATTTAAAGATAAAAGTCAAGGAAAAGAAGTTGTTACTACTGGTTTATATACTTATCCAGTCCTAATGGCAGCAGATATTCTCCTTTACGATACACATTATGTTCCAGTTGGAGAAGACCAAAAACAACATCTTGAATTATGTCGTGACATTGCTATTAGATTTAATAAAAAATTTGGAGAAACATTTATAATACCAGAACCTCTTATTGCAAAATTTGGTGCTCGAATAATGTCATTAGATGACCCAACTAAAAAAATGAGCAAAAGTAATGAAAATAAATATAGTAAAATAAATTTACTTGATTCTCCTTCAAAAATTAAGAAAAGTATTATGAAAGCTGTAACTGACAGTGAAAGTGAAATAAGATACGATGTAAAAAATAAACCAGGTGTAAGTAATCTTATGACTATCTATAGTGTCTTAACAAAAACTTCTTTAGAAGATATTGAAAAAAGATATGAAGGTCAAGGATATGGTACATTCAAAAAAGATTTGGTTGAAATTGTAATATCAAGTTTAGAACCTATACAAAAAAAATATAAAGAAATAATAGAATCTGGAGAAGTAGAAAAAGTTTTAAAAGAAGGTGCTGAAAAAGCCAAAGAAGTTTCACATAAAATCTTAACTGATGTAAAGAAAAAAATGGGGTTTGTTATATTTTAAAAACAAAACAGCTGACAACCTTTTTTTTAAAAAGTTGTCAGCTATTTACAATTCTTTTAACTTTTCATATTCTTTTCTAAGCTTCTTTATTATTTTTTTCTCCATCCTTGAAACAGTCATCTGAGAAACTCCTAAATCTAAAGCAACTTCTATTTGAGTCTTATTCTTAAAAAATCTGTCTTTTATTATTTTAATTTCAACTTTATTAAGTTTACTCATACACTGCTTTAGAAAGTCTTTATTTTCTATATCATCAAAATATTTATCATCTTCACCTACTATATCCATCAGTTGAATGTCTTTATCATCACCATTTTTATCATAACTTACATCTAATGACTTAGGTGTATAAACATGACTTGCCTCCATAGCTTCAAGAACTTCTTCTTCCGTAACCGATAAATAGTCAGCTATATCCTTTATTTTCGGAACTCTTTGAAGTTCTTGCTGAAGCTTAGCTTTTGCTAAATTTACTTTTTTAGATAACTCTTGAATTCTTCTTGGAACTTTTATAGACCAACCCTTATCCCTAAAATATTTCTTTATTTCGCCTATAATAGTAGGTGTAGCAAAACTAGAAAATTCAAAGCCTTTGTCTATATCAAATCTTTCTATAGCAAAAATGAGTCCTAATGAAGCAACTTGGTATATATCATCATATTCTACTCCTTTATTTATATATCTTTTAGAAAGAATCTCAGGTATATATAAAAATCTTTTTACCAATTCATTTCTAATATTAATATCCTTAGTTTCTTTAAATATTTTAAATAGCTCCTTGTGGTCTAAATCTTTTAGGGATTCTATACTATAACTATATTCTACAGTTGAATTGACAACACTTTTCACTCTTATCATCCCCTTATGCCATATTTAATCATTTAAGTATTTTATCATTTTTACATTTGTTCCTTCACCTGGGGAAGATATAACCTCGACTTCATCCATTAAAGATTCAATTATAAATAATCCTAGACCACTTTCCTTTGGATTTGAAAAATCTGGTTCAGGACACTTTTCTATTTCAAAACCTTTACCCTCATCAAATATTTCTATAACAAATTTATCCTCATAAATTGTAAAGTTAATATTAAAATTACTATCCCCATTCCTACCATGTAAAACTGCATTATTGCAGGCTTCACCTACTGCAAGTCTTATATCTTCTATATCTTCAATATTAAATCCCATACTATTTGCTATTGCAGAAGACGTTAGTCTTGCTATACTTACATATTCAGGTTTACTGGGTAAAGATAGAGAAATACTTTCTTTCATTAACCGACTCACCTCTTTTAGACTGTTTATAGACATTAGCAATAATCCACCTTCCTAATACTTATTATTCCATAATAAATATCTTATCTAATCCTGTTATTTTAAATAATTTAGATATATTTGACTTTGGAT harbors:
- a CDS encoding uracil-DNA glycosylase, with amino-acid sequence MQKEVEYENLKNECLKESEEPIVFGEGRLDAKIVLIGEAPGAKEIEMRKPFVGQAGKNLDEFLEIVEISRDDIYITNVVKIRPYRINKKTGRKINRAPNKREIDKYSKYLFKELEIIKPKLIVTLGNVPLKTLLNDFDAKISNLHGQVYNISNRIIFPLYHPAAVIYNRSLRGTYLEDLNRLKKYIKEKGIIK
- a CDS encoding SigB/SigF/SigG family RNA polymerase sigma factor; translation: MKSVVNSTVEYSYSIESLKDLDHKELFKIFKETKDINIRNELVKRFLYIPEILSKRYINKGVEYDDIYQVASLGLIFAIERFDIDKGFEFSSFATPTIIGEIKKYFRDKGWSIKVPRRIQELSKKVNLAKAKLQQELQRVPKIKDIADYLSVTEEEVLEAMEASHVYTPKSLDVSYDKNGDDKDIQLMDIVGEDDKYFDDIENKDFLKQCMSKLNKVEIKIIKDRFFKNKTQIEVALDLGVSQMTVSRMEKKIIKKLRKEYEKLKEL
- a CDS encoding ATP-binding protein, producing the protein MKESISLSLPSKPEYVSIARLTSSAIANSMGFNIEDIEDIRLAVGEACNNAVLHGRNGDSNFNINFTIYEDKFVIEIFDEGKGFEIEKCPEPDFSNPKESGLGLFIIESLMDEVEVISSPGEGTNVKMIKYLND
- the trpS gene encoding tryptophan--tRNA ligase, with the protein product MKRVLSGVQPTSEIHLGNYIGAIKRFVELQNEMDCFFCVVDMHSITIPQDPKNLYENSLKLAALYMAVGIDPSKATIFLQSQVPAHAELAWYLQCNTYIGELNRMTQFKDKSQGKEVVTTGLYTYPVLMAADILLYDTHYVPVGEDQKQHLELCRDIAIRFNKKFGETFIIPEPLIAKFGARIMSLDDPTKKMSKSNENKYSKINLLDSPSKIKKSIMKAVTDSESEIRYDVKNKPGVSNLMTIYSVLTKTSLEDIEKRYEGQGYGTFKKDLVEIVISSLEPIQKKYKEIIESGEVEKVLKEGAEKAKEVSHKILTDVKKKMGFVIF
- a CDS encoding ferritin-like domain-containing protein; translation: MYYRDYMMPTMWQVHYGYQNNMRKFYYSFREALKLVKDAVLGEKKDELFYDYLITKAPTKEEKEIIRTIRNDERKHNKMFRQIYKDFTGMDIKIDEEIEFEKPNSYIDGIKRALFGELKAMEKYRNIRAGLPGRYYRDMVFEILTDELKHADKYNYILNKDLYRRID